A window of the Chloroflexus sp. Y-396-1 genome harbors these coding sequences:
- a CDS encoding nucleoside triphosphate pyrophosphatase produces the protein MRSLILASASPRRRELLAQLGVSYTCLVSQVEDNPAPPPPDLVEHLPELPLALPLEAHPTLVAWRKAADVSQQHPDAIVLAADTEVAIDGMVLGKPQNEDHAIAMLRRLAGRIHTVLTGLCIVMHPDMGTEGFIYDQRRVLFDLVTSRVTMRSLSEDEIAAYVASGESLDKAGGYGLQSGGAALISSIEGSYTNVVGLPLPAVARLLQAAGIQPPIDPEQAYHAWLRNQGKEPPPWSIQP, from the coding sequence ATGCGTTCGCTCATCCTGGCTTCGGCTTCGCCGCGCCGACGTGAATTACTCGCCCAACTCGGAGTTTCGTATACCTGTCTGGTCAGTCAGGTTGAAGACAATCCGGCTCCACCACCGCCTGACTTGGTCGAACATCTACCGGAGTTACCGCTTGCGTTGCCATTGGAAGCGCATCCAACTCTGGTTGCCTGGCGTAAAGCTGCTGATGTCAGTCAACAACATCCTGATGCAATCGTTTTGGCTGCCGATACCGAAGTTGCAATTGATGGAATGGTTTTGGGAAAGCCTCAGAATGAAGATCATGCGATTGCGATGCTTCGTCGGCTGGCCGGTCGCATCCATACCGTTCTTACCGGTCTGTGCATCGTAATGCATCCCGATATGGGGACTGAGGGGTTCATCTACGATCAACGACGGGTGCTATTTGATCTGGTGACCAGCCGGGTCACGATGCGTTCTTTATCCGAGGATGAGATTGCCGCATACGTTGCGTCAGGCGAATCACTAGATAAGGCTGGCGGATATGGCCTGCAAAGTGGCGGTGCTGCACTGATTTCCTCCATCGAAGGCAGCTACACCAATGTGGTAGGATTACCGTTACCAGCAGTAGCCAGGCTGTTGCAGGCTGCCGGTATACAACCTCCTATCGACCCAGAACAGGCGTATCACGCATGGCTGCGCAATCAAGGAAAGGAACCACCGCCATGGTCAATCCAACCGTAA